From Scleropages formosus chromosome 9, fSclFor1.1, whole genome shotgun sequence, one genomic window encodes:
- the LOC108919834 gene encoding Rieske domain-containing protein: MAGDGSVWRLVGPLAELSQRRCRLLHSSFGRGSDVCLFYLQGRFSAMDARCAHSGGPLCDGDIEEADGVLQVFCPWHDYDFDIQTGKSQTGLQQQVHSVKVEDGNVYVKHASLLSLEPFPPASKS, encoded by the exons ATGGCCGGAGACGGCAGCGTGTGGAGGCTCGTGGGCCCGCTAGCGGAGCTCTCCCAGCGGCGCTGCCGACTGCTGCACTCGTCCTTCGGCCGCGGCTCCGACGTGTGTCTCTTCTACCTGCAGGGCCGCTTCTCCGCTATGGACGCCCGCTGCGCCCATTCGG GTGGACCGCTGTGTGATGGTGATATTGAGGAGGCTGATGGAGTTCTTCAGGTCTTCTGTCCCTGGCATGACTACGACTTCGATATTCAGACAGGGAAGTCACAGACTGGCTTACAG caacAAGTGCACAGTGTGAAGGTAGAAGATGGCAATGTATATGTGAAGCATGCAAGCCTGCTCTCTTTAGAGCCCTTTCCTCCAGCTTCAAAGAGCTGA